Proteins from a genomic interval of Phalacrocorax aristotelis chromosome 3, bGulAri2.1, whole genome shotgun sequence:
- the CENPW gene encoding centromere protein W isoform X2 — protein MKRTASRGTLRKIIKKHKPHLRLAANADLLVHLNFLLFLHRLAEEARINAFENKSKIIKPEHTIAAAKVILKKSRG, from the exons atgAAACGCACGGCGTCCCGCGGCACGTTGCGGAAGATCATAAAGAAGCACAAGCCGCATTTGCGCCTGGCGGCTAACGCCGACCTGCTg gTGCATTTGAACTTCTTGCTGTTTCTCCATCGGCTAGCAGAAGAAGCCAGGATAAATGCTTTTgagaacaaaagtaaaataattaaacCCGAGCACACTATAGCTGCAGCAAAG gttatattaaagaaaagcagaggctaG
- the CENPW gene encoding centromere protein W isoform X1, translated as MKRTASRGTLRKIIKKHKPHLRLAANADLLVHLNFLLFLHRLAEEARINAFENKSKIIKPEHTIAAAKTNDLKLVGIHCFRRYLCRRRLQSQPLRLCGACSRASHGCVREEDGINWTLLSSKGSSSNGSFL; from the exons atgAAACGCACGGCGTCCCGCGGCACGTTGCGGAAGATCATAAAGAAGCACAAGCCGCATTTGCGCCTGGCGGCTAACGCCGACCTGCTg gTGCATTTGAACTTCTTGCTGTTTCTCCATCGGCTAGCAGAAGAAGCCAGGATAAATGCTTTTgagaacaaaagtaaaataattaaacCCGAGCACACTATAGCTGCAGCAAAG ACAAATGATCTGAAATTAGTTGGAATCCACTGTTTCAGAAGATACCTGTGCAGAAGGCGGCTTCAGTCTCAGCCGTTAAGGCTCTGTGGCGCGTGCTCTCGTGCTAGCCATGGGTGTGTGAG GGAAGAGGATGGGATCAACTGGACACTCCTTTCTTCTAAGGGAAGCTCTTCTAATGGCTCTTTTTTGTGA